One Clarias gariepinus isolate MV-2021 ecotype Netherlands chromosome 5, CGAR_prim_01v2, whole genome shotgun sequence genomic region harbors:
- the pou3f3a gene encoding POU domain, class 3, transcription factor 3-A isoform X1, which produces MATAASNPYLASNSILSSSGSVVHSDSGGGMQPGSVAVTSVSAGYRGDPAGKMVQSEFMQGAMAASNGGHMLSHAHQWVTSLPHAAAAAAAAAAAAAAAEAGSPWSTSPVGMAGSPQQQDVKSTSNRDDMHSGSSLHHRGTHGAHQAHQSAWADTTAAAHISTITAGQQQSQQSLIYSQPGAFTVNGMLNPASSLVHPGLMRGESPEMDHGSHHHHHHHHHHPHHHPHQQQPHAHHPHAQHHGGVNSHDSHSDEDTPTSDDLEQFAKQFKQRRIKLGFTQADVGLALGTLYGNVFSQTTICRFEALQLSFKNMCKLKPLLNKWLEEADSSTGSPTSIDKIAAQGRKRKKRTSIEVSVKGALESHFLKCPKPSAQEITSLADSLQLEKEVVRVWFCNRRQKEKRMTPPGVGQTPEDVYSQVVNESFVVDCLKDASLKDEADDQVDTTSSSYRQLILVH; this is translated from the exons ATGGCCACAGCGGCTTCCAATCCTTACCTGGCCAGCAACAGCATTCTCTCCTCATCAGGCTCGGTCGTGCACTCGGATTCCGGAGGTGGCATGCAGCCGGGAAGCGTTGCCGTGACTTCAGTGTCAGCCGGATACAGAGGAGATCCCGCGGGCAAAATGGTGCAGAGCGAATTTATGCAAGGAGCCATGGCGGCAAGTAACGGGGGCCACATGCTAAGCCATGCTCATCAGTGGGTCACCTCACTGCCTCACGCTgctgccgccgccgccgccgccgcggCCGCGGCCGCTGCAGCCGAAGCCGGATCGCCCTGGTCTACTAGTCCTGTGGGAATGGCGGGCAGCCCGCAGCAGCAGGACGTCAAGAGCACTTCAAACCGAGACGATATGCATTCCGGTTCTTCGCTGCACCACCGAGGTACTCATGGAGCTCACCAGGCGCACCAAAGCGCATGGGCTGACACCACGGCGGCGGCGCACATCAGCACCATCACGGCGGGCCAGCAGCAGTCTCAGCAGTCTCTCATTTACTCTCAGCCAGGTGCGTTCACCGTCAATGGGATGTTAAATCCCGCCAGTAGTTTGGTTCACCCCGGTCTGATGCGCGGTGAATCGCCGGAAATGGACCACGGCagccaccatcatcaccaccaccaccatcatcatccccACCATCACCCCCACCAGCAGCAGCCGCACGCGCACCATCCTCACGCGCAGCACCACGGCGGCGTGAACAGCCACGACTCGCACTCAGATGAGGACACGCCGACCTCTGACGACCTCGAACAGTTCGCCAAGCAGTTCAAGCAGCGTCGCATCAAGCTCGGGTTCACGCAGGCCGACGTCGGCTTGGCCCTTGGCACGCTCTACGGCAACGTTTTCTCACAGACCACCATCTGCAGGTTCGAGGCGCTGCAGCTAAGCTTTAAAAACATGTGCAAGCTCAAGCCACTGCTAAACAAGTGGCTGGAGGAGGCCGACTCGAGCACTGGCAGCCCTACAAGCATCGACAAAATAGCGGCGCAGGGCCGCAAGCGCAAAAAGCGCACCTCCATCGAGGTGAGCGTAAAAGGGGCCTTGGAGAGTCACTTCCTCAAATGCCCTAAACCTTCTGCACAGGAGATCACCTCCCTGGCGGACAGTCTGCAGCTGGAAAAGGAGGTGGTTCGTGTTTGGTTCTGCAACCGGAGACAGAAGGAGAAGAGGATGACACCGCCTGGTGTAGGCCAGACGCCGGAGGACGTGTACTCTCAGGTCGTCAAC GAGAGCTTTGTGGTAGATTGCTTAAAAGATGCAAGTTTGAAAGATGAAGCCGACGACCAGGTGGACACAACCTCGAGCTCCTATCGCCAACTCATTTTGGTGCATTGA
- the pou3f3a gene encoding POU domain, class 3, transcription factor 3-A isoform X2 has protein sequence MATAASNPYLASNSILSSSGSVVHSDSGGGMQPGSVAVTSVSAGYRGDPAGKMVQSEFMQGAMAASNGGHMLSHAHQWVTSLPHAAAAAAAAAAAAAAAEAGSPWSTSPVGMAGSPQQQDVKSTSNRDDMHSGSSLHHRGTHGAHQAHQSAWADTTAAAHISTITAGQQQSQQSLIYSQPGAFTVNGMLNPASSLVHPGLMRGESPEMDHGSHHHHHHHHHHPHHHPHQQQPHAHHPHAQHHGGVNSHDSHSDEDTPTSDDLEQFAKQFKQRRIKLGFTQADVGLALGTLYGNVFSQTTICRFEALQLSFKNMCKLKPLLNKWLEEADSSTGSPTSIDKIAAQGRKRKKRTSIEVSVKGALESHFLKCPKPSAQEITSLADSLQLEKEVVRVWFCNRRQKEKRMTPPGVGQTPEDVYSQVVNVSADTPPPSMDCKRELCGRLLKRCKFER, from the exons ATGGCCACAGCGGCTTCCAATCCTTACCTGGCCAGCAACAGCATTCTCTCCTCATCAGGCTCGGTCGTGCACTCGGATTCCGGAGGTGGCATGCAGCCGGGAAGCGTTGCCGTGACTTCAGTGTCAGCCGGATACAGAGGAGATCCCGCGGGCAAAATGGTGCAGAGCGAATTTATGCAAGGAGCCATGGCGGCAAGTAACGGGGGCCACATGCTAAGCCATGCTCATCAGTGGGTCACCTCACTGCCTCACGCTgctgccgccgccgccgccgccgcggCCGCGGCCGCTGCAGCCGAAGCCGGATCGCCCTGGTCTACTAGTCCTGTGGGAATGGCGGGCAGCCCGCAGCAGCAGGACGTCAAGAGCACTTCAAACCGAGACGATATGCATTCCGGTTCTTCGCTGCACCACCGAGGTACTCATGGAGCTCACCAGGCGCACCAAAGCGCATGGGCTGACACCACGGCGGCGGCGCACATCAGCACCATCACGGCGGGCCAGCAGCAGTCTCAGCAGTCTCTCATTTACTCTCAGCCAGGTGCGTTCACCGTCAATGGGATGTTAAATCCCGCCAGTAGTTTGGTTCACCCCGGTCTGATGCGCGGTGAATCGCCGGAAATGGACCACGGCagccaccatcatcaccaccaccaccatcatcatccccACCATCACCCCCACCAGCAGCAGCCGCACGCGCACCATCCTCACGCGCAGCACCACGGCGGCGTGAACAGCCACGACTCGCACTCAGATGAGGACACGCCGACCTCTGACGACCTCGAACAGTTCGCCAAGCAGTTCAAGCAGCGTCGCATCAAGCTCGGGTTCACGCAGGCCGACGTCGGCTTGGCCCTTGGCACGCTCTACGGCAACGTTTTCTCACAGACCACCATCTGCAGGTTCGAGGCGCTGCAGCTAAGCTTTAAAAACATGTGCAAGCTCAAGCCACTGCTAAACAAGTGGCTGGAGGAGGCCGACTCGAGCACTGGCAGCCCTACAAGCATCGACAAAATAGCGGCGCAGGGCCGCAAGCGCAAAAAGCGCACCTCCATCGAGGTGAGCGTAAAAGGGGCCTTGGAGAGTCACTTCCTCAAATGCCCTAAACCTTCTGCACAGGAGATCACCTCCCTGGCGGACAGTCTGCAGCTGGAAAAGGAGGTGGTTCGTGTTTGGTTCTGCAACCGGAGACAGAAGGAGAAGAGGATGACACCGCCTGGTGTAGGCCAGACGCCGGAGGACGTGTACTCTCAGGTCGTCAACGTGAGTGCAGACACACCGCCCCCGTCCATGGACTGCAAAC GAGAGCTTTGTGGTAGATTGCTTAAAAGATGCAAGTTTGAAAGATGA
- the gpr45 gene encoding high-affinity lysophosphatidic acid receptor has translation MSECNASSLERCDLLGRSEPELQEVETSLIPVVIRVALAAIMIFMITIGFLGNSIVCLIVYQKPAMRSAINLLLATLAFSDIMLSLLCMPFTAVTVTSTDWSFGVGFCQASVMFYWFFVLEGVSILLIISVDRFLIIVQRQDKLTPHRAKVLISISWALSFCVALPSLVTWRTGIVMERVPQCILGYSDSLAERGYMVVLAVAVFFVPFSVMLYSYLCILNTVRRNALRIHTHVAEDCAALKLGLTGLQRPPQVNVDMSFKTRAFTTILILFIGFSVCWLPHTVVSLLAVFSRSFYFSPAFYPVSIGALWLSYLKAVFNPIIYCWRIRKFREACLDFMPKTCRLCPKVPGRSHRRIRPSNIYICSSEIQSAV, from the coding sequence ATGTCTGAATGCAATGCCAGCTCTCTGGAAAGATGTGACTTGCTTGGACGATCAGAGCCTGAGCTGCAGGAGGTTGAGACTAGTTTAATCCCTGTTGTGATTAGGGTGGCTTTGGCTGCCATTATGATCTTCATGATTACTATTGGTTTTTTGGGCAATTCAATAGTATGTTTGATTGTCTATCAGAAGCCAGCAATGCGCTCAGCTATCAACCTGCTCCTAGCCACACTAGCCTTCTCAGACATTATGCTCTCTCTGCTGTGTATGCCTTTTACTGCTGTGACTGTAACCTCCACAGACTGGAGTTTCGGAGTAGGATTCTGTCAAGCCTCTGTCATGTTTTACTGGTTCTTTGTCCTGGAGGGCGTCTCCATCCTGCTTATCATCAGCGTGGATCGATTTCTCATTATTGTGCAGAGGCAGGACAAGTTAACGCCACATCGTGCCAAAGTTCTGATCTCAATATCATGGGCTCTATCCTTCTGTGTGGCACTTCCATCACTTGTAACCTGGAGGACGGGTATCGTCATGGAACGTGTGCCCCAGTGTATTCTGGGATATAGTGACTCACTGGCAGAACGGGGTTACATGGTGGTGTTGGCAGTGGCAGTTTTCTTTGTTCCATTTAGTGTCATGCTGTATTCCTACCTGTGCATTCTAAACACAGTGCGCAGGAACGCTTTGCGCATCCACACCCACGTTGCTGAAGACTGTGCAGCACTCAAACTGGGGCTTACAGGTTTACAGCGCCCCCCACAGGTCAATGTGGACATGAGCTTCAAAACCAGGGCTTTCACAACCATCCTCATCCTCTTCATTGGCTTCTCTGTGTGTTGGCTTCCTCATACGGTGGTGAGCCTTTTGGCTGTTTTTAGTCGCAGTTTCTACTTCAGTCCAGCATTTTATCCAGTTAGCATAGGTGCTTTGTGGCTTAGTTACTTAAAGGCTGTATTTAACCCTATTATTTATTGCTGGAGGATCCGTAAATTTCGTGAAGCCTGTTTAGACTTCATGCCCAAGACATGCAGGCTTTGCCCCAAGGTCCCTGGTCGAAGTCACAGGCGTATAAGACCCagcaatatttatatatgtagcAGTGAGATTCAGTCAGCTGTTTAG
- the c5h2orf49 gene encoding ashwin, translating to MASCSNRRDDKMRNSGGDVSKTDLLLHPELLSRDFLKLVLHEKKIQTDDIEDPDHLTELYIQHVIPLPQRELPKNRWGKRIEQKNPRQSSSTAHSSSTDSGRKRPLIVFDGSSTKTGGIKLKRADDLPVTDRLKSPPSNISLSNPIRKLSGSSPNSSLSRASAGSVRSPTGNGSLNISSSASPVQSSCMSTKLKRGASNSGVPESPELKSPEVKKKIQHVTWP from the exons ATGGCTTCCTGCAGCAACAGACGGGACGACAAAATGAGAAATTCTGGCGGAGACGTCTCAAAAACAGACCTGTTGCTTCACCCCGAACTTCTGTCTCGGGATTTTCTAAAACTCGTCTTACACGAG aaAAAGATACAGACAGATGACATTGAAGACCCTGACCACCTTACTGAGTTGTACATCCAGCATGTTATCCCACTTCCGCAGCGAGAACTCCCCAAAAACAGGTGGGGGAAAAGAATAGAGCAAAAAAACCCACGCCAGAGCTCAAGCACTGCACACAG CTCGAGCACAGATAGTGGCAGGAAGAGGCCCTTGATTGTGTTTGATGGCAGCTCCACCAAAACTGGCGGCATTAAATTAAAGCGAGCTGATGATTTACCAGTTACAGATCGCTTAAAGTCCCCACCTTCCAACATCAGTCTCAGTAACCCTATACGTAAACTTTCAGGGTCCTCCCCAAACTCATCTTTGTCCCGGGCCTCAGCAGGAAGTGTCAGGAGTCCTACAGGAAATGGCAGCCTAAATATCTCCTCATCTGCATCTCCAGTACAGTCCAGCTGCATGAGCACAAAGCTAAAGCGAGGAGCATCAAATTCAGGAGTTCCTGAAAGCCCT GAGCTCAAATCCCCTGAGGTGAAAAAGAAGATTCAGCATGTCACATGGCCATGA
- the fhl2a gene encoding four and a half LIM domains protein 2a, whose protein sequence is MTERYDCHYCKESLFGKKYVLREENPYCVKCYESLYSNTCEDCKKPIGCNSRDLSYKDRHWHEDCFHCFQCKRSLVDKPFSTKDEQLLCTECYSNEYSSKCHECKKTIMPGSRKMEHKGNSWHETCFTCKRCQQPIGTKSFIPKDNNNYCVACYEKQFAMQCVHCKKPITTGGVTYHDQPWHKDCFLCTGCKQQLSGQRFTSRDDFAYCLNCFCNLYAKKCASCTSPISGLGGSKYISFEERQWHNDCFNCKKCSVSLVGRGFLTERDDILCPECGKDI, encoded by the exons ATGACGGAGCGCTACGATTGTCACTACTGTAAGGAGTCCCTGTTTGGGAAAAAGTATGTCCTGCGAGAGGAGAACCCTTACTGTGTAAAGTGCTATGAGAGCCTTTATTCCAACACCTGTGAGGACTGCAAGAAGCCTATCGGTTGCAACAGCAGG GATCTGTCGTATAAGGACCGCCACTGGCATGAGGACTGTTTCCACTGCTTCCAATGTAAGCGCTCGCTTGTGGACAAACCATTCTCCACCAAGGACGAGCAGCTGCTGTGTACCGAGTGCTACTCCAATGAGTACTCCTCCAAATGCCATGAATGCAAGAAGACCATCATGCCTG GCTCAAGAAAAATGGAGCATAAGGGCAACAGTTGGCATGAGACCTGCTTCACCTGTAAGCGCTGCCAGCAACCCATTGGTACCAAGAGCTTCATCCCAAAAGACAACAACAACTATTGCGTGGCCTGCTATGAGAAGCAGTTTGCTATGCAGTGTGTGCACTGCAAGAAG CCTATCACCACTGGAGGAGTGACCTACCATGACCAGCCGTGGCACAAGGATTGCTTCCTGTGCACCGGCTGCAAGCAGCAGCTCTCTGGTCAGCGCTTTACATCTCGTGATGACTTTGCCTACTGCCTCAACTGCTTTTGTAACCTGTATGCCAAGAAGTGCGCATCCTGCACTTCTCCAATCAGTG GGCTTGGAGGAAGCAAGTATATCTCTTTTGAGGAGCGCCAGTGGCACAATGACTGTTTCAACTGCAAGAAGTGCTCGGTATCTCTCGTGGGCAGAGGCTTCCTGACTGAGAGAGATGACATCCTGTGTCCTGAGTGTGGCAAAGACAtctaa